Proteins encoded together in one Desulfovibrio sp. window:
- the tadA gene encoding Flp pilus assembly complex ATPase component TadA — MKALHEKLVDSGLVTKGEVDQVRQIQRKSGWKIVEYLMHQGRLNENELIDFISRELKIDKFSPEKYVLDKSLKDTLPEDMARKFNLVPIKVERSVLYVATADPESINRLDQVERVAMLEVEPVFCTKAELEELMAGQYGVQSHLGDMLGIIDELSVQSGDEAEEGIDLAGALQSAVQEAPVVRLVNQILAQAVRERASDIHLSPMKNTIQMRYRIDGELREFPTPPKSVFLTVLSRLKLLANMDITITRIPQDGRFSFVLDGKEINVRASTLPTIHGENLVLRLLMRSSRGSNMDELGVSDEDRRKLQKGMDRPFGMILATGPTGSGKTTLLYAVLRQLDQPGVNIITLEDPVEYRIETIRQVQLNIRAGMTFASGLRAILRQDPDIIMVGEIRDGETAGIAVQSALTGHQVLSTVHTNSACQALTRLMEMGIEPFLVASTLAVVIGQRLVRRICPKCKEPYTPPKELVSVFEMQHLKDVVFMRGKGCPDCNGLGYAGRVGVYEVLYVDDLVQDLILRQASAREIEQAAVEAGNFSTLKMDALSKVVAGLTTIEEAASIAFL; from the coding sequence ATGAAGGCGCTTCACGAGAAACTCGTCGATTCCGGACTGGTCACCAAGGGAGAGGTGGATCAGGTCCGTCAGATTCAGCGAAAGTCCGGCTGGAAGATCGTCGAGTATCTCATGCATCAGGGTCGGCTCAACGAGAACGAGCTCATCGACTTCATCAGCCGCGAACTCAAGATCGACAAGTTTTCCCCGGAAAAGTACGTCCTGGACAAATCCCTCAAGGATACCCTGCCCGAGGACATGGCCCGCAAGTTCAACCTTGTGCCCATCAAGGTTGAACGCAGCGTGCTCTATGTTGCCACCGCAGATCCGGAAAGCATCAACCGCCTGGACCAGGTAGAACGTGTGGCCATGCTGGAGGTGGAGCCGGTATTCTGTACCAAGGCCGAGCTCGAGGAGCTCATGGCCGGGCAGTACGGCGTGCAGTCCCACCTTGGCGACATGCTGGGAATCATCGACGAGCTCTCGGTACAGTCCGGGGACGAGGCCGAAGAAGGCATAGACCTGGCCGGGGCGCTCCAGAGCGCGGTCCAGGAAGCCCCGGTGGTTCGTCTGGTGAACCAGATTCTGGCCCAGGCCGTCAGGGAGCGCGCCTCGGACATCCATCTTTCCCCCATGAAGAACACCATCCAGATGCGTTACCGCATCGACGGGGAGCTCCGCGAATTTCCCACGCCGCCCAAGTCGGTGTTCCTTACGGTGCTCTCCAGGCTCAAGCTCCTGGCAAACATGGACATAACCATCACGCGCATCCCCCAGGACGGACGTTTTTCCTTCGTGCTCGACGGCAAGGAGATAAACGTGCGCGCCTCCACCCTGCCCACCATCCACGGGGAAAATTTGGTGCTGCGTCTTCTCATGCGTTCCTCCCGGGGCAGCAACATGGACGAACTCGGCGTGAGCGACGAAGACAGGCGCAAGCTGCAAAAGGGCATGGACCGCCCGTTCGGCATGATCCTGGCCACCGGGCCCACCGGGTCAGGCAAGACCACGCTCCTCTACGCTGTTCTTAGGCAATTGGATCAACCCGGGGTGAACATCATCACCCTGGAAGACCCCGTTGAATACCGCATCGAGACCATCCGGCAGGTGCAGCTCAATATCCGGGCAGGCATGACCTTCGCCTCCGGCCTGCGAGCCATCCTGCGTCAGGACCCGGACATCATCATGGTGGGCGAAATCCGCGACGGCGAGACTGCGGGAATTGCCGTGCAGTCCGCGCTCACCGGCCACCAGGTGCTCTCCACTGTGCACACGAACTCCGCCTGCCAGGCCCTGACCAGGCTCATGGAAATGGGTATTGAGCCCTTCCTGGTGGCCTCGACCCTGGCGGTGGTGATCGGGCAGAGGCTGGTGCGGCGCATCTGCCCAAAGTGCAAGGAGCCCTACACCCCTCCCAAGGAACTGGTGTCGGTTTTCGAGATGCAGCACCTGAAGGATGTGGTGTTCATGCGCGGCAAGGGCTGCCCGGATTGCAACGGCCTGGGCTACGCCGGGCGCGTGGGAGTCTACGAGGTGCTCTACGTGGACGATTTGGTGCAGGACCTCATCCTGCGCCAGGCCTCAGCCCGGGAGATCGAGCAGGCCGCTGTGGAGGCCGGTAATTTTTCCACGCTCAAGATGGACGCGCTCTCCAAAGTCGTGGCCGGGCTCACCACCATTGAAGAGGCCGCGAGCATCGCATTCCTGTAG
- a CDS encoding tetratricopeptide repeat protein: protein MTQAIAISLLAFLFVSASPARAEQDEMNLLFTAQEWQAKGNLEAARRAVQETLGLDPQNAFARVRLAQIDAASGQLEKALGELGEVLRLDPGNLLALLWKGHILLTGGKLADAEASYRHVLKLDPPNGWANLGVAACLLAQNNTAQAVAFLSKAQSLAGEDSDLHLALGDTFSRMGLPANARMELERSLELNPRGVRALVLAGEVYLKMGFSGLALNAWRQALALDPACEQARFDLLFELGRQAERDLAQGRKEEAVRGWRIMLSYDPRNPEALSSLKSLK from the coding sequence ATGACACAGGCCATAGCCATCTCCCTGCTTGCCTTTCTCTTCGTTTCAGCCTCCCCTGCCCGCGCCGAACAGGACGAGATGAACCTGCTGTTCACGGCCCAGGAATGGCAGGCCAAGGGTAATCTCGAAGCCGCCAGGCGCGCCGTTCAGGAGACCCTGGGCCTGGATCCCCAGAACGCTTTCGCGCGGGTCCGCCTGGCCCAGATCGACGCCGCTTCAGGCCAGCTTGAGAAAGCCCTGGGAGAACTGGGCGAGGTACTCCGGCTTGATCCGGGCAATCTGCTGGCCCTCCTCTGGAAAGGGCACATCCTCCTTACTGGAGGGAAACTCGCTGACGCCGAGGCCTCCTATCGTCACGTTTTGAAACTGGACCCGCCAAATGGATGGGCCAACCTGGGAGTTGCGGCCTGTCTGTTGGCCCAGAACAATACCGCCCAGGCGGTCGCCTTCCTCTCCAAGGCCCAATCCCTTGCCGGGGAAGACTCCGACCTGCACCTGGCCTTGGGGGACACCTTCTCCCGGATGGGTTTGCCTGCCAACGCCCGCATGGAACTGGAACGATCCCTGGAGCTCAACCCCAGAGGGGTGCGCGCCTTGGTTCTGGCGGGCGAAGTCTACCTTAAAATGGGGTTTTCAGGACTGGCATTGAACGCCTGGCGGCAGGCCCTGGCCTTGGACCCTGCTTGCGAACAGGCCCGGTTCGATCTTTTGTTTGAACTGGGGCGCCAGGCCGAGCGGGACTTGGCCCAAGGCCGCAAGGAGGAAGCTGTTCGCGGCTGGAGGATCATGCTGAGCTATGATCCACGAAATCCCGAAGCACTCAGCTCGCTGAAGTCTCTTAAATAA
- a CDS encoding GNAT family N-acetyltransferase encodes MTQPSATLTISFVSSMHQLNQEEWNLLAGNSRPFMRWEWLALLEDSGAVCPKTGWLPAHCAVHNGEKLIAAAPLYLKGHGRGEFVYDQMWAEVAERLQRPYYPKLIAVSPFTPVADYSFLTHPGISRRALSPVMLESMARLAEANDLSSHHVLFAEPSFAEELEAAGFMAWEHQGFMWMNQGFCSFEDFLGEFRAGQRKNIRRERRLLRDSGVRVEVVQGADIPDSWFGLMYRYYEDTNDKFGEWGCKYLPQTFFEGLADGFRERLAFCAAFIPGTADPVGLALLVHGADKLYGRYWGASEDIPFLHFELCYYTPIEWAIANRLSYFDPGMGGEHKPRRGFCSRVTRSMHRFRDPVMTGVFSRNIPQLNAMTQDYIEGLDSLSAFKRTCRS; translated from the coding sequence ATGACCCAACCATCCGCTACGCTCACCATCTCCTTCGTTTCCTCCATGCACCAGCTTAACCAGGAGGAATGGAACTTACTCGCCGGGAACTCTAGACCCTTTATGCGCTGGGAATGGCTCGCCCTGTTGGAGGATTCCGGTGCGGTATGCCCTAAGACCGGTTGGCTGCCAGCCCACTGCGCCGTACACAATGGGGAGAAACTGATCGCTGCGGCGCCCCTCTATCTGAAAGGCCACGGCAGGGGCGAATTCGTCTACGACCAGATGTGGGCCGAGGTGGCCGAACGTCTGCAGCGTCCCTACTACCCGAAGCTGATCGCGGTCAGTCCGTTCACCCCCGTGGCGGACTACTCCTTCCTCACCCACCCAGGAATTTCCCGCCGCGCCCTGTCTCCTGTCATGCTTGAGTCCATGGCTCGTCTTGCCGAGGCCAACGATCTTTCCAGCCACCATGTCTTGTTCGCCGAGCCTTCCTTTGCTGAGGAACTGGAGGCGGCGGGGTTCATGGCCTGGGAGCACCAGGGGTTCATGTGGATGAATCAGGGTTTTTGCAGCTTCGAGGATTTTCTGGGAGAATTCAGGGCCGGACAGCGCAAGAACATACGTCGCGAACGCAGATTGCTGCGTGACTCGGGGGTCCGCGTGGAGGTCGTGCAAGGGGCGGACATACCAGACTCCTGGTTTGGCCTCATGTACAGGTATTACGAAGATACCAACGACAAATTCGGGGAATGGGGGTGCAAGTATCTGCCTCAAACTTTTTTCGAAGGCCTAGCGGACGGATTCCGGGAACGGCTGGCCTTTTGCGCGGCCTTCATACCGGGCACCGCAGATCCCGTGGGCCTGGCCCTTCTGGTTCACGGCGCTGACAAGCTCTACGGACGCTACTGGGGCGCGTCCGAGGACATACCCTTTCTTCATTTCGAACTGTGCTATTATACTCCCATAGAATGGGCCATCGCCAACCGCTTGAGCTACTTCGATCCTGGCATGGGCGGAGAACACAAACCCCGCAGAGGCTTTTGCTCCCGCGTAACCCGCAGCATGCACCGTTTCCGGGACCCGGTCATGACCGGGGTGTTCTCCCGCAACATTCCACAATTGAACGCCATGACCCAGGACTACATAGAGGGGCTCGATTCCCTCTCCGCCTTCAAAAGGACATGCCGTTCATGA
- a CDS encoding ATP-binding protein codes for MQPPRALLLFAIILVALAGGLASLEYGRLTRGFYSQVVSSEGRGVRERLNIQLSPPLAAQNLTGKLLAQASQTLAPNDAKTLILSVLADEQSLSAVTLSDAQGISAMAIRLQDGFLLFLGSGADGSEGKWQRLDSGMRPQGSADIPTISLDAFSSLITRLVKGHLGAWPIWTDTHPLPGRSAASISSIATAGPAGDVYRTLTISFGLDTIWKVLAADQPRSARILLFSQEGFIVGPGASEENEVYSGSKDPLFIPWEKATDPVRTQAMNAWREKGRPLAETFSFTAAGKTWWASLQPLAEEGGKTYVGLALSQEELLGLLLEGRKAPVLIGSGLIVALLLLVVLVVQSRRKSRSLAASFFETEQEIRQLLDKGEGEKLEFKSTLRFNLAAGKPGKEIELAVLKTLTAFMNTDGGVLAVGVDDQGRAMGLDADGFENDDHALRHFSSLFAQHIGVEFLSFATFAIRPIEGCKILLVECRKSKEPVILKSGKDEEFYVRAGPSSRKLNLSEFMRRVTRKDAGE; via the coding sequence GTGCAGCCTCCCCGCGCTCTTCTCCTTTTTGCCATCATACTGGTCGCCCTGGCAGGGGGGCTCGCCTCCCTCGAATACGGCCGTTTGACCAGAGGCTTCTACTCCCAGGTTGTCTCATCCGAAGGCCGCGGCGTCAGAGAAAGACTCAATATCCAGCTCTCCCCGCCCCTGGCCGCTCAGAACCTCACTGGCAAGCTGCTTGCGCAAGCCAGCCAAACGTTAGCTCCAAATGACGCCAAGACGCTCATTCTTTCAGTCCTGGCAGACGAACAGAGCCTAAGCGCGGTCACCCTTTCGGACGCGCAAGGCATTTCAGCCATGGCCATACGGCTTCAGGACGGCTTTCTTCTCTTTCTTGGCTCTGGAGCTGATGGCTCCGAGGGGAAATGGCAGCGTCTTGATTCCGGGATGCGGCCCCAAGGGAGCGCCGACATCCCCACGATCTCCCTGGACGCCTTCAGTTCTCTCATCACCCGTTTGGTCAAAGGCCATCTTGGTGCCTGGCCCATCTGGACCGACACCCATCCTCTGCCCGGCAGAAGCGCCGCATCCATCTCAAGCATCGCAACTGCCGGCCCTGCGGGTGACGTTTACAGAACCCTGACCATAAGCTTCGGCCTGGACACCATCTGGAAGGTCCTCGCCGCTGACCAGCCCAGGAGCGCCCGTATTCTCCTGTTCTCCCAGGAAGGCTTTATTGTCGGCCCGGGCGCGAGCGAAGAGAACGAAGTTTACTCAGGCAGCAAGGACCCGTTGTTCATCCCCTGGGAAAAGGCCACCGACCCGGTTCGGACTCAGGCAATGAACGCCTGGCGGGAAAAAGGCAGACCTTTAGCGGAAACATTCAGCTTCACGGCCGCCGGCAAGACGTGGTGGGCCTCCCTCCAACCCTTGGCCGAGGAAGGCGGAAAGACTTATGTTGGCCTGGCCCTCTCCCAGGAGGAACTTCTTGGCCTGCTGCTCGAAGGGCGCAAGGCTCCGGTACTGATCGGGAGTGGACTTATAGTAGCCCTGCTGCTGCTCGTGGTGCTTGTCGTCCAGTCTAGACGGAAGTCCCGCTCCTTGGCGGCGTCCTTTTTCGAAACCGAACAGGAGATTCGCCAGCTCCTGGATAAAGGGGAAGGCGAGAAGCTGGAATTCAAGTCCACCTTGCGCTTCAACCTTGCCGCGGGAAAGCCTGGGAAAGAAATAGAACTGGCCGTACTGAAGACCCTTACCGCGTTCATGAACACGGACGGCGGCGTTCTGGCGGTGGGAGTGGACGACCAGGGCCGAGCCATGGGCCTTGATGCCGACGGATTCGAAAATGACGACCATGCCTTGCGCCACTTCAGCTCCCTGTTCGCGCAGCACATCGGGGTGGAGTTCTTAAGCTTCGCCACCTTCGCCATCCGTCCTATCGAGGGGTGCAAAATCCTCTTGGTGGAGTGCCGCAAATCCAAAGAGCCGGTTATCCTGAAGAGTGGCAAGGACGAGGAATTTTACGTGCGGGCCGGTCCGTCCAGCCGCAAACTGAACCTTTCGGAATTCATGCGCAGGGTGACGCGAAAAGACGCAGGGGAGTAA
- a CDS encoding 4Fe-4S binding protein, whose amino-acid sequence MFEMTKNVLQNLMGKSSTRLYPFAKRETFERFRGTLDIDVDECIFCGTCAKKCPSQCIEVDIKGRTWTCDSFACVYCSNCVEACPTQCMTMSNVTKPPAYEKDVIFYKGKPKEPKEKKAKAAKDEKPAG is encoded by the coding sequence ATGTTCGAGATGACTAAAAACGTACTGCAAAACCTGATGGGGAAATCCTCCACCAGGCTCTATCCCTTCGCCAAACGCGAGACGTTCGAGCGGTTCCGGGGCACCCTGGATATCGACGTGGACGAGTGCATCTTCTGCGGCACCTGTGCCAAGAAGTGCCCTAGCCAGTGCATCGAGGTGGACATCAAGGGCCGCACCTGGACCTGCGATTCCTTCGCCTGCGTGTACTGCTCAAACTGCGTGGAGGCCTGCCCCACCCAGTGCATGACCATGAGCAACGTCACCAAGCCGCCCGCGTATGAAAAGGACGTCATCTTCTACAAGGGCAAGCCCAAGGAGCCCAAGGAGAAGAAGGCCAAAGCCGCCAAGGACGAAAAGCCCGCAGGCTAA
- a CDS encoding HDOD domain-containing protein gives MSMDAGSQFYVDTFFARQPVFDSKKNVYGYELLYRKSPLDRSANFSDKDLATLTVISSALLSSPEADQAGKKIFIHFSRMSITSQVLETLAPKTTVVEIEPVVELEPEYEDALTKAKDKGYTLAISHFVQGQCAKRLVELADIVFVDFLDKNEAELKATIKELEGCECLLAAKRLEDDAQFQMALKLGFNLFQGFFFEKPVIVPGRKLPSNKITRLNIYRGLEKGDMDLEELTRNIESDVAISFRLLTFINSLAFGLRYKVSSIRHAILMLGWHQIKSWLWLVVLSDMMPADKTSELPYLSSIRAKFLERTAVNHGLSDVVPETLFLMGLFSLLEPMLDTPMRELVESLPLEDDVKAALSGEDNDYSHWLDVAKCFESGDWGKLDELTRSLGLDSIKVASSYCEALNWAKELYEQPTGEA, from the coding sequence ATGTCAATGGATGCCGGAAGCCAATTTTACGTAGACACTTTTTTCGCCAGACAGCCCGTCTTCGACAGCAAGAAGAACGTCTATGGCTACGAACTTCTCTATCGCAAGAGTCCCTTGGACAGGTCCGCAAACTTCTCGGACAAGGATCTGGCGACTCTCACGGTGATATCAAGCGCCCTGCTTTCGTCTCCGGAAGCGGACCAAGCCGGCAAGAAGATTTTCATCCACTTCTCCCGCATGTCTATCACATCCCAGGTTCTCGAGACATTGGCCCCGAAGACCACCGTGGTTGAGATCGAACCCGTGGTCGAGCTGGAGCCCGAATATGAAGACGCCCTGACAAAAGCCAAGGACAAGGGCTACACCCTGGCCATCAGCCACTTCGTGCAGGGGCAATGCGCCAAACGCTTGGTTGAACTGGCCGACATCGTGTTCGTGGACTTCCTGGACAAAAACGAAGCGGAACTCAAAGCGACAATCAAGGAGTTGGAGGGATGCGAGTGTTTGCTCGCAGCCAAGCGGCTGGAGGACGACGCGCAGTTCCAGATGGCCCTGAAGCTTGGTTTCAACCTCTTTCAAGGGTTCTTCTTTGAGAAACCCGTGATCGTTCCCGGACGCAAGCTCCCATCAAACAAGATCACCCGTTTGAACATTTACCGGGGCCTGGAAAAGGGCGATATGGACCTGGAGGAGCTCACCCGCAACATCGAGTCCGACGTTGCCATAAGCTTCAGACTGCTCACCTTCATCAATTCCCTTGCATTCGGGCTGCGTTACAAGGTCAGCTCCATCAGGCACGCCATCCTCATGCTCGGTTGGCACCAGATCAAGAGCTGGCTCTGGCTTGTGGTCCTCTCGGACATGATGCCAGCGGACAAGACCTCCGAGCTGCCCTATCTGTCTTCCATCAGGGCCAAGTTCTTGGAACGCACCGCAGTCAACCACGGACTGAGCGACGTTGTTCCCGAAACACTGTTCCTCATGGGGCTCTTTTCCCTGCTCGAGCCCATGTTGGACACTCCCATGCGGGAGCTCGTGGAATCCCTGCCCTTGGAGGACGACGTCAAGGCCGCCCTGTCGGGCGAGGATAACGATTACAGCCACTGGCTGGACGTGGCCAAATGCTTCGAATCGGGTGACTGGGGCAAATTGGACGAACTCACTCGCTCCCTTGGGCTCGATTCCATCAAAGTGGCCAGTTCTTACTGCGAAGCCCTCAACTGGGCCAAAGAACTGTATGAACAACCCACTGGCGAAGCCTAA
- a CDS encoding NADH-quinone oxidoreductase subunit C, protein MLANEQAITVDTLIPECQKRFDAGLRLVGVTAVEIKQDSTFDVLYHFDKDLEVSHIRLNVPKEAPVPSVSGVYFPALLYENEIKDQFGVNFQNILIDFGCTLYLEPEVVKSPFCTFTFARKEKGKEEA, encoded by the coding sequence ATGCTTGCCAATGAACAAGCCATTACGGTGGACACCTTGATCCCCGAGTGCCAGAAGCGCTTCGACGCGGGGCTGCGCCTGGTGGGCGTCACTGCCGTGGAGATCAAGCAAGACAGCACCTTCGACGTGCTCTACCACTTCGACAAAGACCTTGAGGTCTCGCATATCCGCTTGAACGTGCCCAAGGAAGCCCCGGTGCCTTCAGTCTCCGGTGTCTACTTCCCGGCGCTTCTCTACGAGAACGAGATCAAGGACCAGTTCGGAGTCAACTTCCAGAACATCCTCATCGACTTCGGCTGCACCCTGTACCTGGAACCCGAGGTGGTGAAGAGTCCGTTCTGCACCTTCACCTTTGCCCGCAAAGAAAAGGGCAAAGAGGAGGCCTAG
- a CDS encoding PilT/PilU family type 4a pilus ATPase has translation MLRSHFDHLIGLALTQAPSLSDVLFTVDKKVQAEQHGQLTDLDLPLGPLVARQTEAMAQVLMGRGVRLYRDLMTRGSCDLSYEHPSKIRFRVNIFWQRGSLALVLRQLSSMAPTMAQLGLPGQFGEMAKEKFGLILVTGATGTGKSTSLAALIDEINEKNAVHIVTLEDPVEFVHPHKRGTVNQRELGQDFDSFASGLRAALRQAPKVILVGEMRDRETVETALQAAETGHLVLGTLHTSDTGQTINRIIGMFETSEEQLIRQRLGASLKYVVSQRLMQKVGGGRVAAFEILKNNLQIREIIQTGESGEKTYYGSVESGSTYGMFTFDQYLLALYEKGLIERDTALTNATDRAKLTLAIDQVRLSRGEKVSDLGELKLDMDYNKTSKDDEEDGL, from the coding sequence ATGCTCAGATCGCACTTCGACCATCTGATCGGCCTGGCTCTAACCCAGGCGCCATCGCTTTCCGACGTGCTCTTCACCGTGGACAAGAAGGTCCAGGCCGAGCAGCACGGTCAGCTGACCGATCTCGATCTGCCGCTTGGTCCCTTGGTGGCCAGGCAGACCGAGGCCATGGCCCAAGTGCTCATGGGCCGGGGCGTCCGCCTCTATCGGGACCTCATGACCCGGGGTTCCTGCGACCTCTCCTACGAGCACCCGTCCAAGATCCGTTTCCGCGTCAACATCTTCTGGCAAAGAGGGTCACTGGCCTTGGTGCTCAGGCAGCTCTCCTCCATGGCCCCAACCATGGCCCAGCTCGGCCTGCCCGGCCAGTTTGGCGAAATGGCAAAAGAGAAGTTCGGCCTCATCCTTGTTACCGGCGCAACCGGAACCGGCAAGTCCACATCATTGGCCGCGCTCATCGATGAAATAAACGAGAAGAACGCGGTGCACATTGTCACCCTGGAAGACCCCGTGGAATTCGTACACCCCCACAAGCGGGGCACGGTGAACCAGCGTGAACTGGGCCAGGACTTCGACTCCTTCGCCTCCGGGCTGCGCGCGGCCCTTCGCCAGGCCCCCAAGGTTATCCTGGTGGGCGAAATGCGCGACCGTGAGACTGTGGAAACCGCCCTGCAGGCCGCCGAAACCGGCCACCTGGTCCTTGGCACCTTGCACACCTCGGACACCGGCCAGACCATCAACCGCATCATCGGCATGTTCGAGACCAGCGAAGAGCAGCTCATCCGTCAGCGCCTTGGTGCCAGCCTCAAATACGTTGTGTCCCAGAGGCTCATGCAGAAGGTGGGCGGCGGACGGGTCGCGGCCTTTGAAATTCTCAAAAACAACCTCCAGATCCGCGAGATCATCCAGACCGGTGAATCAGGAGAAAAGACCTATTACGGATCGGTTGAGTCCGGCTCCACCTACGGAATGTTCACCTTCGACCAGTACCTCCTGGCGCTTTACGAAAAGGGTCTCATCGAGCGGGACACCGCCCTGACCAACGCAACCGACCGGGCCAAACTGACCTTGGCCATCGACCAGGTCCGCCTTTCCCGGGGCGAGAAAGTCTCTGACTTGGGCGAACTCAAACTTGATATGGATTACAATAAAACAAGCAAGGACGATGAGGAGGATGGGCTATGA
- a CDS encoding nickel-dependent hydrogenase large subunit, whose amino-acid sequence MRTILPFGPQHPVLPEPIHLKLVVEDETVVEALPNLGYVHRGLEKLTDIRDYNQMVNIVERVCGICSCIHSLNYCEAVEKLLGLEVPQRAHFLRVMWGEIHRIHSHLLWLGLFADGFGFESLFMQFWRIRERAMDLMEATAGNRVVISTNIVGGVRKDITPEQKAWILAETDKIEKEVRALEKTILDDYTVKKRCCGKGVLTKEQAHQLGAVGPMLRGSGWAQDVRQTGYAAYGQLDFEPVVEYDGDSYARSKVRFREVYAAADLIRQCLAKLPEGEINTKVKGKPEGEVWHRVEQPRGELFYYIKGNGSKNLERVRIRTPTFANIPPLLAVLPGCELADVPVIVLSIDPCISCTER is encoded by the coding sequence ATGCGTACCATACTGCCATTCGGTCCCCAGCACCCGGTGCTGCCCGAGCCCATCCACCTGAAGCTGGTGGTGGAAGATGAAACGGTCGTCGAGGCCCTGCCCAACCTGGGCTACGTGCACCGCGGCCTGGAGAAGCTCACCGACATCCGCGACTACAACCAGATGGTCAACATCGTGGAACGCGTGTGCGGCATCTGCTCCTGCATCCATTCGCTCAACTACTGCGAAGCCGTGGAAAAACTCCTCGGTCTCGAAGTTCCCCAGCGCGCGCATTTCTTGCGCGTGATGTGGGGCGAGATCCACCGCATCCATTCCCACCTTCTGTGGCTGGGCCTGTTCGCGGACGGTTTCGGCTTCGAGTCGCTGTTCATGCAGTTCTGGCGCATCCGTGAGCGCGCCATGGACCTCATGGAAGCCACCGCAGGCAACCGCGTGGTCATCTCCACCAACATCGTGGGCGGCGTCCGCAAGGACATCACTCCCGAACAGAAGGCCTGGATCCTTGCCGAGACCGACAAGATCGAGAAGGAAGTCCGCGCTCTGGAGAAGACCATCCTTGACGACTACACGGTCAAGAAGCGCTGCTGCGGCAAGGGCGTGCTCACAAAAGAACAGGCTCACCAGCTGGGCGCCGTCGGCCCCATGCTGCGTGGCTCCGGATGGGCCCAGGACGTGCGCCAGACCGGCTACGCCGCCTACGGGCAGCTCGATTTCGAGCCCGTGGTGGAATACGACGGCGACTCCTACGCCCGTTCCAAGGTCCGCTTCCGCGAGGTCTACGCCGCCGCCGACCTGATCCGTCAGTGTCTGGCCAAGCTGCCCGAGGGCGAGATCAACACCAAGGTGAAAGGCAAGCCCGAGGGCGAAGTCTGGCACCGGGTTGAGCAGCCCCGGGGCGAGCTTTTCTACTACATCAAGGGCAACGGTTCGAAAAACCTGGAGCGCGTGCGCATCCGCACTCCAACATTCGCCAACATTCCGCCGCTCCTGGCCGTTCTGCCCGGATGCGAGCTGGCGGACGTGCCCGTCATCGTGCTGTCCATCGACCCGTGCATTTCCTGCACGGAGCGTTAA
- a CDS encoding type IV pilus twitching motility protein PilT produces the protein MAQIDAFFSMMHELGASDLHLSSGSQPIIRLHGALQRVKFKVLEHEELKKLLYEITPEPKIKEFEETGDVDFAYAVPGISRYRVNFYLQSRGVAAAFRTIPEKILSLEDLGLPPILQEFCKLPKGLVLVTGPTGSGKSTTLAAMIDYINTQRQEHILTIEDPIEFLHQPKNCLINQREVGRDTKSFNSALRGALREDPDVILVGEMRDLETIRLALEAAETGHLVFSTLHTISAAKTVDRIIEVFPGDQQEQIRSALSESLRGIVAQTLFKRADKPGRVAALEILVALPSVRNLIRERRTFQINSVIETGKNQGMQTLDDTIMELYDARKITAEDAYNKAIQKARFKDLLPQPPTGMDD, from the coding sequence ATGGCCCAGATCGACGCCTTTTTCTCCATGATGCACGAACTCGGCGCATCCGACCTGCACCTGTCCAGTGGTTCCCAGCCAATTATCCGCCTGCATGGCGCGCTGCAGCGGGTAAAGTTCAAGGTTCTCGAGCACGAGGAGCTCAAAAAGCTCCTGTACGAGATTACGCCCGAGCCCAAAATCAAGGAATTCGAGGAAACCGGCGATGTGGACTTCGCCTACGCGGTGCCCGGGATCTCCCGCTACCGCGTGAATTTCTATTTGCAGAGCCGGGGGGTCGCAGCCGCTTTCCGCACCATCCCGGAGAAGATACTGTCTCTTGAAGACCTAGGCCTGCCCCCCATCCTCCAGGAATTCTGCAAGCTCCCCAAAGGACTGGTGTTGGTTACAGGCCCCACCGGTTCGGGCAAATCCACCACGCTGGCGGCCATGATCGACTACATCAACACCCAGCGCCAGGAACACATCCTCACCATCGAGGACCCCATTGAATTTTTACACCAGCCCAAGAACTGCCTCATCAACCAGCGAGAAGTCGGGCGCGACACCAAGAGCTTCAACTCCGCCCTGAGAGGGGCTCTGCGCGAAGACCCGGACGTTATTCTGGTCGGCGAAATGCGTGACCTGGAAACCATCCGGTTGGCCCTGGAAGCGGCCGAGACCGGCCACTTGGTGTTCTCAACACTTCACACCATAAGCGCCGCCAAAACCGTGGACCGCATCATCGAGGTGTTTCCTGGCGACCAGCAGGAGCAGATTCGCTCAGCCCTGTCGGAATCGCTTCGAGGCATCGTGGCGCAGACGCTTTTTAAACGCGCGGACAAACCCGGCCGCGTGGCTGCCCTGGAAATACTTGTGGCCCTGCCGTCTGTGCGCAACCTCATTCGCGAAAGGCGAACCTTCCAGATCAACTCCGTGATCGAGACTGGCAAGAACCAGGGGATGCAAACCCTGGACGACACCATCATGGAACTCTACGATGCTCGAAAAATCACAGCCGAGGACGCATACAACAAGGCCATCCAAAAGGCTCGATTCAAGGATCTTCTGCCGCAGCCTCCGACAGGCATGGACGACTAG